In the genome of Kitasatospora cathayae, one region contains:
- a CDS encoding aldehyde dehydrogenase family protein: MTTTYDFWLAGRRASGDADFEVHNSWDGRLVGRVSVPTEAQVEEALDAAVAALPVFAATPAHQRAAALDHVAKRLAERTEELARLITAENGKPIKWARGEVGRAVSVFRWAAEEARRTNGETMRLDTDPGGVGRFAVVRRFPRGVVLGIAPFNFPLNLVAHKVAPAIAVGAPIILKPAPATPLSAMVLGEILAETDLPVGSWSILPVPNDRMPALVQDGRVPVISFTGSDKVGYQIMDSVPRKHTTLELGGNAAAVVLADWSSEADLDWAATRIAMFANYQGGQSCISVQRVIADASVYDALVEKVVAKVAAQVTGDPNDDATDVGPLVDENAAKRVESWVDDAVAKGAKVLVGGTREGATYAPTVLAELPADAILAKAEVFGPVLSLHRVEGVAEAFAAVNDSPFGLQAGVFTHDLQTAFRAHRELEVGGVIIGDAPSYRADQMPYGGVKDSGVGREGVKYAMDDYTVEKVMVLTGLDL; the protein is encoded by the coding sequence GTGACCACCACGTACGATTTCTGGCTCGCCGGCCGCCGGGCGAGCGGTGACGCCGACTTCGAGGTGCACAACAGCTGGGACGGCCGTCTGGTCGGCAGGGTCAGCGTTCCGACCGAGGCCCAGGTCGAGGAGGCGCTGGACGCCGCCGTGGCCGCGCTGCCGGTGTTCGCCGCCACCCCGGCGCACCAGCGGGCCGCCGCCCTGGACCACGTGGCCAAGCGGCTGGCCGAGCGCACCGAGGAGCTCGCCCGGCTGATCACCGCCGAGAACGGCAAGCCGATCAAGTGGGCCCGCGGCGAGGTGGGCCGCGCGGTGTCGGTCTTCCGCTGGGCCGCCGAGGAGGCGCGCCGGACCAACGGCGAGACGATGCGGCTGGACACCGACCCGGGCGGCGTGGGCCGTTTCGCGGTGGTCCGCCGTTTCCCGCGCGGGGTGGTGCTGGGGATCGCCCCGTTCAACTTCCCGCTGAACCTGGTCGCCCACAAGGTCGCCCCGGCGATCGCGGTCGGTGCCCCGATCATCCTCAAGCCGGCTCCGGCGACCCCGCTGTCGGCGATGGTGCTGGGCGAGATCCTGGCCGAGACGGACCTGCCGGTCGGTTCCTGGTCGATCCTGCCCGTGCCCAACGACCGGATGCCGGCCCTGGTGCAGGACGGGCGCGTGCCGGTGATCTCCTTCACCGGTTCGGACAAGGTCGGCTACCAGATCATGGACTCGGTGCCGCGCAAGCACACCACCCTGGAGCTGGGCGGCAACGCCGCGGCCGTGGTGCTCGCGGACTGGTCCTCGGAGGCCGACCTGGACTGGGCGGCGACCCGGATCGCGATGTTCGCCAACTACCAGGGCGGCCAGTCCTGCATCTCGGTGCAGCGGGTGATCGCCGACGCGTCGGTGTACGACGCGCTGGTGGAGAAGGTCGTCGCCAAGGTCGCGGCGCAGGTCACCGGTGACCCGAACGACGACGCGACGGACGTCGGCCCGCTGGTCGACGAGAACGCCGCGAAGCGGGTGGAGTCCTGGGTGGACGACGCGGTCGCCAAGGGCGCCAAGGTGCTCGTCGGCGGCACCCGCGAGGGTGCGACCTATGCCCCGACCGTGCTGGCCGAGCTGCCCGCGGACGCGATCCTGGCCAAGGCCGAGGTGTTCGGCCCGGTGCTGTCGCTGCACCGGGTGGAGGGCGTGGCGGAGGCCTTCGCGGCCGTCAACGACTCGCCGTTCGGCCTGCAGGCGGGTGTGTTCACCCACGACCTGCAGACCGCCTTCCGGGCGCACCGGGAGCTGGAGGTCGGCGGTGTGATCATCGGCGACGCGCCGTCCTACCGTGCCGACCAGATGCCGTACGGCGGCGTCAAGGACTCCGGCGTCGGCCGTGAGGGCGTCAAGTACGCGATGGACGACTACACCGTCGAGAAGGTCATGGTCCTGACCGGCCTCGATCTCTGA
- the gabT gene encoding 4-aminobutyrate--2-oxoglutarate transaminase: MSAVTPLPQERRLVTAIPGPKSQELQARKLGAVAAGVGTTLPVYVTRANGGVLEDVDGNSLIDFGSGIAVTNVGNSAEAVVAKASEQLAAFTHTCFMVTPYEGYVAVAEQLNELTPGDHEKRTALFNSGAEAVENAVKIARAYTKRTAVVVFDHGYHGRTNLTMGLTAKNMPYKQGFGPFAPEIYRVPVAYPYRWLTGAENCAAEAAAQAIDIINKQIGAENVAAIIIEPIQGEGGFIEPAKGFLPAIVEYAKANGIVFVADEIQTGFCRTGQWFACEDEGIVPDLITTAKGIAGGLPLAAVTGRAEIMDAAHAGGLGGTYGGNPVACAAALGAIETMKEQDLVGKAQRIGEVMLGRLRAMQEKFEVIGDVRGRGAMIAVELVKPGSKEPNPEFTAAVAKACHAEGLVVLTAGTYGNVLRFLPPLVIPEHLLTEGLDIIEGAFALQGVTAA, from the coding sequence ATGAGCGCCGTAACGCCGCTCCCGCAGGAGCGCCGTCTGGTCACCGCGATCCCCGGTCCGAAGTCGCAGGAGCTGCAGGCCCGCAAGCTGGGTGCGGTGGCGGCCGGCGTCGGGACCACCCTGCCGGTGTACGTCACCCGTGCGAACGGCGGCGTGCTGGAGGACGTGGACGGCAACTCGCTGATCGACTTCGGCTCCGGCATCGCCGTGACCAACGTCGGCAACAGCGCCGAGGCCGTGGTGGCCAAGGCGAGCGAGCAGCTGGCCGCCTTCACCCACACCTGCTTCATGGTGACCCCGTACGAGGGTTACGTGGCCGTCGCCGAGCAGCTGAACGAGCTGACCCCGGGTGACCACGAGAAGCGCACGGCGCTGTTCAACTCGGGCGCCGAGGCGGTCGAGAACGCGGTGAAGATCGCCCGCGCCTACACCAAGCGCACCGCCGTCGTGGTGTTCGACCACGGCTACCACGGCCGCACCAACCTGACCATGGGCCTGACGGCGAAGAACATGCCGTACAAGCAGGGCTTCGGTCCGTTCGCCCCGGAGATCTACCGGGTGCCGGTGGCCTACCCGTACCGCTGGCTGACCGGCGCGGAGAACTGCGCCGCCGAGGCCGCCGCCCAGGCGATCGACATCATCAACAAGCAGATCGGCGCCGAGAACGTCGCGGCGATCATCATCGAGCCGATCCAGGGCGAGGGCGGCTTCATCGAGCCGGCCAAGGGCTTCCTGCCGGCGATCGTGGAGTACGCGAAGGCGAACGGCATCGTGTTCGTCGCCGACGAGATCCAGACCGGTTTCTGCCGCACCGGCCAGTGGTTCGCCTGTGAGGACGAGGGCATCGTCCCGGACCTGATCACCACCGCCAAGGGCATCGCCGGTGGTCTGCCGCTGGCCGCGGTGACCGGTCGCGCCGAGATCATGGACGCCGCGCACGCGGGCGGCCTGGGCGGCACCTACGGCGGCAACCCGGTGGCCTGCGCCGCCGCGCTGGGTGCCATCGAGACGATGAAGGAGCAGGACCTTGTCGGCAAGGCGCAGCGGATCGGTGAGGTCATGCTGGGCCGTCTGCGGGCGATGCAGGAGAAGTTCGAGGTGATCGGTGACGTCCGCGGTCGCGGCGCGATGATCGCCGTGGAGCTGGTGAAGCCGGGCTCCAAGGAGCCGAACCCGGAGTTCACCGCCGCGGTGGCCAAGGCCTGCCACGCCGAGGGCCTGGTGGTCCTCACCGCCGGCACCTACGGCAACGTGCTGCGCTTCCTGCCGCCGCTGGTGATCCCGGAGCACCTGCTCACCGAGGGTCTGGACATCATCGAGGGCGCCTTCGCGCTCCAGGGTGTCACCGCCGCCTGA
- a CDS encoding NAD(P)-binding oxidoreductase — translation MRTVIAGGHGQIALKLERLLADRGDRPAGIIRRPEQARDLVDAGAEPLVLDLESATAPQLAALLADTDAVVFAAGAGPGSGAARKNTVDRDAAVLLADAAELAGVRRYLMVSSMGADAAAHHPADEVFQTYLRAKGAADDAVRSRTALDWTVLRPGSLTDGPGTGLVRLAPSVGRGTVDRADVAAVLAALLHEPGTAGQTLELVAGNATVAEAVAAAAGHDG, via the coding sequence ATGCGTACCGTCATCGCCGGGGGCCACGGACAGATCGCGCTGAAACTCGAACGGCTGCTCGCCGACCGCGGCGACCGCCCCGCCGGGATCATCCGCCGCCCCGAACAGGCCCGGGACCTCGTCGACGCCGGCGCCGAGCCGCTGGTGCTCGACCTGGAGTCCGCCACCGCCCCGCAGCTCGCCGCCCTGCTCGCCGACACCGACGCGGTGGTCTTCGCCGCCGGCGCCGGCCCGGGCAGCGGCGCCGCCCGCAAGAACACCGTCGACCGCGACGCAGCCGTCCTGCTCGCCGACGCCGCCGAACTCGCCGGGGTCCGGCGGTACCTCATGGTCTCCTCGATGGGCGCCGACGCGGCCGCCCACCACCCCGCCGACGAGGTCTTCCAGACCTACCTGCGGGCCAAGGGCGCCGCCGACGACGCCGTCCGCTCCCGCACCGCGCTGGACTGGACGGTGCTGCGCCCAGGGTCGCTCACCGACGGCCCCGGCACCGGCCTGGTCCGCCTCGCCCCCTCGGTCGGCCGCGGCACGGTCGACCGGGCCGACGTGGCCGCCGTCCTGGCCGCGCTGCTGCACGAGCCCGGCACCGCCGGACAGACCCTGGAGCTGGTCGCCGGGAACGCCACCGTCGCCGAGGCGGTCGCCGCCGCGGCCGGCCACGACGGCTGA
- a CDS encoding type IV secretory system conjugative DNA transfer family protein, producing MAQDGSHHHVEHITTRPPTPLPHQRPGTPAFDLAAWATAPRPEAEPGVYRLGYRRIDPERAEAARVPTWPLLLRAVLNAVVGWLAFVYGVEFAKDGTTLIGVLPSQSAFVATSVVLTLNALVLGVVIKVFGRMGRWLEVWRRYAAPLLSRTVTQEEPVEETGPAAEAARRLDPWDGLRRGGAVEAAVRLEAEVVGDVDYVRIRRAWESAQADPVFVPAFTEQVAARGAAAFAHPSEARELPGRARRHDLLLGQVCLGVAQDVPKNPLSHRAADFALDPAVLGTSLLAVGPAGTGKTARLARPVAEALCLQALAGTACAVVVGAADADLGPDAWYDVVIAPGDPASVYGLDLFGAARDPDEAAARLADALLPDELTARAENARTALQQVVGPFHAAFGRYPGMRELRALLGGEPDALAALVKALGVAGRLAVYERDLEHRERQRDRADDPGTLLADRLGLLERPAFEGAFATDGTGRPPFAMRVLDHPLRVRVKLPERSHPEAARMLSRLVVGQFVQAAGAREDRSLFAGLVVDDASAALDANTVRGLQRMRGANAGAVLLLRTLVDLPEALRAPLFGAVGCRMAFPGIAPWDGRLFSEAWGTHLVQETAVTHTPDTSGGVVRRVGRIGRKALSGTTAQTESVTTRDVERLRWSPSDLAHALPAGHAVVSLTAVSGEQVPPLLVDLRG from the coding sequence ATGGCACAGGACGGGTCACACCACCACGTCGAACACATCACCACCAGACCCCCGACCCCCCTGCCCCACCAACGGCCCGGCACCCCCGCCTTCGACCTCGCCGCCTGGGCCACCGCCCCGCGTCCCGAAGCCGAACCGGGCGTCTACCGGCTCGGCTACCGCCGCATCGACCCGGAGCGCGCGGAGGCGGCCCGGGTCCCGACCTGGCCGCTGCTGCTGCGGGCGGTGCTCAACGCGGTGGTGGGGTGGCTGGCTTTCGTCTACGGGGTCGAGTTCGCCAAGGACGGGACCACACTCATCGGTGTCCTTCCCTCCCAATCCGCGTTCGTCGCCACCTCCGTGGTGTTGACCCTGAACGCTCTGGTGCTGGGCGTGGTCATCAAGGTATTCGGCCGCATGGGCCGCTGGCTCGAGGTCTGGCGCCGCTACGCCGCCCCGCTGCTGTCGCGGACGGTGACGCAGGAGGAGCCCGTCGAGGAGACGGGCCCGGCGGCGGAGGCGGCCCGCAGGCTGGACCCGTGGGACGGGTTGCGCCGGGGCGGGGCGGTGGAGGCGGCGGTGCGGCTGGAGGCGGAGGTCGTCGGCGACGTCGACTACGTGCGGATCCGGCGGGCCTGGGAGTCCGCGCAGGCGGACCCGGTGTTCGTGCCCGCCTTCACCGAGCAGGTGGCCGCCCGCGGCGCGGCGGCCTTCGCCCATCCCTCCGAGGCGCGCGAGCTGCCCGGCCGCGCGCGGCGGCACGATCTGCTGCTCGGCCAGGTCTGCCTCGGTGTCGCGCAGGACGTGCCGAAGAACCCGCTGAGCCACCGGGCGGCCGACTTCGCGCTGGACCCGGCGGTGCTGGGCACCTCGCTGCTGGCGGTGGGCCCGGCCGGGACGGGGAAGACGGCGCGGCTGGCCCGGCCGGTGGCCGAGGCGCTGTGCCTGCAGGCGCTGGCCGGTACGGCGTGCGCGGTGGTGGTCGGGGCGGCGGACGCCGACCTGGGCCCGGACGCCTGGTACGACGTGGTGATCGCGCCCGGCGACCCGGCCTCGGTGTACGGGCTGGACCTCTTCGGTGCGGCGCGGGACCCGGACGAGGCGGCCGCCCGGCTGGCCGACGCGCTGCTGCCGGACGAGCTGACCGCCCGCGCGGAGAACGCCCGGACGGCGCTGCAGCAGGTGGTGGGCCCGTTCCACGCCGCGTTCGGCCGCTACCCGGGGATGCGCGAGCTGCGGGCGTTGCTGGGCGGCGAGCCGGATGCGCTGGCGGCGCTGGTGAAGGCGCTCGGCGTGGCCGGCCGGTTGGCCGTGTACGAGCGGGACCTGGAGCACCGGGAGCGCCAGCGCGACCGGGCGGACGACCCGGGGACGCTGCTGGCGGACCGGCTGGGCCTGTTGGAGCGGCCCGCGTTCGAGGGGGCCTTCGCGACCGACGGCACGGGCCGGCCCCCGTTCGCGATGCGGGTGCTGGACCACCCGCTGCGGGTGCGGGTGAAGCTGCCCGAGCGCAGTCACCCGGAGGCCGCCCGGATGCTGTCCCGGCTGGTGGTGGGGCAGTTCGTGCAGGCGGCCGGGGCCCGCGAGGACCGCTCGCTGTTCGCGGGCCTGGTGGTCGACGACGCCTCGGCGGCCTTGGACGCCAACACCGTTCGCGGCCTGCAGCGGATGCGCGGCGCGAACGCGGGCGCGGTGCTGCTGCTGCGCACCTTGGTGGACCTGCCTGAGGCGCTGCGGGCGCCGCTGTTCGGCGCGGTCGGCTGCCGGATGGCCTTCCCCGGGATCGCGCCCTGGGACGGGCGGCTGTTCTCGGAGGCCTGGGGGACGCACCTGGTGCAGGAGACGGCGGTGACCCACACCCCCGACACCTCCGGTGGCGTGGTGAGGCGGGTCGGGCGGATCGGGCGGAAGGCGTTGTCGGGGACGACGGCGCAGACGGAGTCGGTGACGACGCGGGATGTGGAGAGGCTGCGGTGGTCCCCGTCGGATCTGGCGCACGCGTTGCCGGCGGGGCACGCGGTGGTGTCGTTGACGGCGGTGTCGGGGGAGCAGGTGCCGCCGTTGCTGGTCGACCTGCGGGGGTGA
- a CDS encoding PucR family transcriptional regulator, which translates to MPPTLASVVRNSSLHLTVLAGADHLERPVRWVHTSELDDPTPFLEGGELLLTTGIKLGRTAAQLQAYVHRLADAGVVGLGLGVGLSHTEVPQPLVEAAQQRGLPLLRVPEPTPFIAISKVVSAALAAEQYEAVTTSFEAQEELTRAALGKDGTTAVVRRLAARLGGWAALYDGSGALSVVAPDWAARRAGRLAAEVDRLRRRPAPSSAALQGRSPGIDTADEDYVVVQSLGADRRARGFLAVGTEDRITPTERYVLNAAVALLTLTLERSRELRQAEERMGAALLRMVLAGEVATARQVAVGLFGGMPEGTIRVLVAGAGPTADAAEALAELGDRAEQAGARVGEKLLVAREDGAHGPRLMVLALDNGAVHRACLGVVEEHEGLSLGVSAPAALEEAGTAHAQAERALAVALRGGRRSVDHEEVGAGSLLPLLGEDAVTAFAEGLLRPLREHDRTARGDLVASLRAWLSRHGQWDAAAADLGVHRHTLRYRMRRVEELLGRSLDDTDVRMELWLALRSGEE; encoded by the coding sequence ATGCCCCCCACACTCGCCTCCGTCGTCCGCAACAGTTCGCTCCACCTGACGGTGCTCGCCGGTGCGGACCACCTGGAGCGGCCGGTCCGCTGGGTGCACACCAGTGAGCTGGACGACCCGACGCCGTTCCTGGAGGGTGGCGAGCTGCTGCTCACCACCGGTATCAAGCTGGGCCGCACGGCGGCGCAGCTGCAGGCGTACGTGCACCGGCTGGCCGATGCCGGGGTGGTCGGGCTGGGGCTGGGGGTGGGGCTGTCGCACACGGAGGTGCCGCAGCCGCTGGTGGAGGCGGCGCAGCAGCGGGGGCTGCCGTTGCTGCGGGTGCCGGAGCCGACGCCGTTCATCGCGATCAGCAAGGTGGTTTCGGCGGCGCTGGCCGCGGAGCAGTACGAGGCGGTGACGACCAGTTTCGAGGCCCAGGAGGAGCTGACCCGGGCGGCGCTCGGGAAGGACGGCACGACGGCGGTGGTGCGTCGGCTGGCGGCCCGGCTGGGGGGCTGGGCGGCGCTGTACGACGGGTCGGGAGCACTGTCGGTGGTGGCGCCGGACTGGGCGGCGCGCCGGGCCGGGAGGCTGGCGGCGGAGGTGGACCGGCTGCGGCGGCGTCCGGCGCCGTCGAGCGCGGCGCTGCAGGGGCGTTCGCCGGGGATAGACACGGCGGACGAGGACTACGTGGTGGTCCAGTCGCTGGGGGCGGACCGGCGGGCCCGGGGTTTCCTGGCGGTGGGGACCGAGGACCGGATCACGCCGACCGAGCGGTACGTGCTGAACGCGGCGGTGGCGCTGCTGACCCTCACCCTGGAGCGTTCGCGGGAGTTGCGCCAGGCGGAGGAGCGGATGGGCGCTGCGCTGCTGCGGATGGTGCTGGCGGGTGAGGTGGCGACGGCCCGGCAGGTGGCGGTGGGGCTGTTCGGCGGGATGCCGGAGGGGACGATACGGGTCCTGGTGGCCGGGGCCGGGCCGACCGCGGATGCCGCGGAGGCGCTCGCGGAGCTGGGGGACCGGGCCGAGCAGGCGGGTGCCAGGGTGGGCGAGAAGCTGCTGGTGGCGCGGGAGGACGGCGCGCACGGGCCGCGGCTGATGGTGCTGGCGCTGGACAACGGCGCGGTGCACCGGGCCTGCCTGGGCGTGGTGGAGGAGCACGAGGGCCTGTCGCTGGGCGTTTCGGCGCCGGCCGCGCTGGAGGAGGCCGGTACGGCGCACGCGCAGGCGGAGCGGGCGCTGGCGGTGGCGCTGCGCGGTGGCCGCAGGTCGGTGGACCACGAGGAGGTCGGTGCGGGTTCGCTGCTGCCGCTGCTCGGGGAGGACGCGGTGACGGCCTTCGCGGAGGGGCTGCTGCGGCCGCTGCGCGAACACGACCGGACGGCCCGGGGTGACCTGGTGGCCTCGTTGCGGGCGTGGCTGTCGCGGCACGGGCAGTGGGACGCGGCGGCGGCCGACCTGGGAGTGCACCGGCACACGCTGCGCTACCGGATGCGCCGGGTCGAGGAGCTGTTGGGCCGTTCGCTGGACGACACCGACGTGCGGATGGAGCTGTGGCTGGCGCTGCGCTCCGGCGAGGAATAG
- the dxr gene encoding 1-deoxy-D-xylulose-5-phosphate reductoisomerase — MTSLAHPQLRFTPTVADPSGPRELVILGSTGSIGTQAIDVVLRNPDRFRVVALSAAGGRVELLAEQALRLGVHTVAVADPAAEPALREALAAKAAGRPLPAVLAGPDAATELAATECHSVLNGITGSIGLRPTLAALRAGRVLVLANKESLIVGGPLVKALAKPGQIVPVDSEHTAIFQALAGGTRAEVRKLVVTASGGPFRGRTREELAGVTAADALAHPTWAMGPVITINSATLVNKGLEVIEAHLLYDVPFDRIEVVVHPQSVVHSMVEFTDGSTLAQASPPDMRMPIALGMGWPDRVPDAAPACDWTKAATWEFFPLDNEAFPSVELAREVGTLGGTAPAVFNAANEECVEAFLKGRLAFTGIVDTVAKVVAEHGQHDGRVASAGTSLTVEDVLHAEDWARARARELAAG, encoded by the coding sequence ATGACTTCGCTCGCCCACCCGCAGCTGCGTTTCACGCCCACCGTGGCGGACCCCTCCGGCCCCCGGGAGCTGGTGATCCTCGGTTCGACCGGTTCGATCGGCACCCAGGCCATCGACGTCGTGCTCCGCAATCCGGACCGGTTCCGGGTGGTCGCCCTGTCGGCGGCGGGCGGCCGGGTGGAGCTGCTGGCCGAGCAGGCGCTGCGGTTGGGCGTGCACACCGTGGCGGTGGCCGATCCGGCGGCCGAGCCGGCGCTGCGCGAGGCGCTGGCGGCGAAGGCGGCGGGTCGTCCGCTGCCGGCCGTGCTGGCGGGTCCGGACGCGGCCACCGAGCTGGCCGCGACGGAGTGCCACTCGGTGCTGAACGGCATCACCGGTTCGATCGGGCTGCGGCCGACGCTGGCCGCGCTGCGGGCCGGCCGGGTGCTGGTGCTGGCCAACAAGGAGTCGCTGATCGTCGGCGGCCCGCTGGTGAAGGCGCTGGCGAAGCCGGGGCAGATCGTGCCGGTGGACTCGGAGCACACGGCGATCTTCCAGGCGCTGGCCGGCGGTACCCGGGCCGAGGTCCGCAAGCTGGTGGTGACGGCGAGCGGCGGTCCGTTCCGGGGCCGTACCCGCGAGGAGCTGGCCGGGGTGACGGCGGCGGACGCGTTGGCGCACCCGACCTGGGCGATGGGCCCGGTCATCACGATCAACTCGGCGACCCTGGTGAACAAGGGCCTGGAGGTGATCGAGGCGCACCTGCTGTACGACGTGCCGTTCGACCGGATCGAGGTCGTGGTCCATCCGCAGTCGGTGGTGCACTCGATGGTGGAGTTCACCGACGGTTCGACGCTGGCGCAGGCCAGCCCGCCGGACATGCGGATGCCGATCGCGCTGGGCATGGGCTGGCCGGACCGGGTGCCGGACGCAGCCCCCGCCTGTGACTGGACCAAGGCCGCGACCTGGGAGTTCTTCCCGCTGGACAACGAGGCCTTCCCGTCCGTCGAGCTGGCCCGTGAGGTGGGCACCCTGGGCGGGACGGCTCCGGCGGTGTTCAATGCCGCGAACGAGGAATGCGTGGAAGCCTTCCTGAAGGGCCGCCTCGCCTTCACCGGAATCGTGGACACTGTTGCGAAGGTCGTGGCCGAGCACGGACAGCACGACGGTCGGGTGGCTTCGGCGGGAACTTCCCTGACCGTCGAGGACGTCCTGCACGCGGAGGACTGGGCGCGCGCCCGGGCCCGCGAGCTGGCGGCGGGCTGA